Proteins from a genomic interval of Medicago truncatula cultivar Jemalong A17 chromosome 3, MtrunA17r5.0-ANR, whole genome shotgun sequence:
- the LOC25489268 gene encoding protein C2-DOMAIN ABA-RELATED 4 — MENLLGLLKIHVQRGVNLAIRDVVSSDPYVVIKMAKQKLKTRVVKKNLNPEWNEDLTLSISDPHTPIHLYVYDKDTFSLDDKMGDAEFDIGPFFEAVKMRLAGLPNEAIVTRVQPSRQNCLAEESHIVWKDGKIFQNMVLRLRNVECGEVELQLHWVDIPGSKVM, encoded by the exons ATGGAGAATTTATTGGGACTTCTCAAAATTCATGTTCAAAGAGGTGTTAATCTTGCTATCAGAGATGTAGTCAGCAGTGATCCTTATGTTGTCATCAAAATGGCAAAACAG AAGCTGAAGACTAGGGTCGTGAAGAAGAATCTAAATCCTGAGTGGAATGAGGACTTGACTTTATCCATTTCAGACCCTCATACTCCAATCCATCTC TATGTGTATGATAAGGACACATTCAGCTTGGATGACAAAATGGGGGACGCTGAGTTTGACATCGGCCCATTTTTTGAAGCAGTGAAGATGCGGTTGGCAGGTCTCCCAAATGAGGCTATAGTTACAAGGGTGCAACCTAGCAGACAAAATTGCTTAGCAGAAGAGAGTCACATTGTTTGGAAAGATGGTAAAATTTTCCAAAACATGGTTCTTAGACTAAGAAATGTCGAATGTGGGGAAGTGGAACTCCAGTTGCACTGGGTTGACATTCCTGGTTCAAAGGTTATGTAG